A section of the Heterodontus francisci isolate sHetFra1 chromosome 7, sHetFra1.hap1, whole genome shotgun sequence genome encodes:
- the LOC137372432 gene encoding probable G-protein coupled receptor 139: MGYPVLYQIQDIYFPILSAIGVPVNLVAIMILSRGKCGLSKCITLYLVGMAVADLLVVICDPILIWIVLIYFPDSFLRITPVCRLIVVLRYAATVVSVWLTVSFTIDRFVAICCEKLQTYYCTEKTAVVVAGTVSVLGCLESAPWYFTQQHDYIIDNIPMGCVNKPSFFILPAWAAFELFHYILTPCVPFFLILLLNVLTVRRILVSNKVRRGFRGHSNGENHKDPEMENRRKSIILLFSISGSFILLWVTLVVYNIYRRVADIRYFYSVTDPHYITEQTSAMLQVLSTCTNTCIYAVTQTKFREELRNAVKYPLNLIAKLMKS, from the exons ATGGGATATCCAGTACTCTATCAGATACAAGATATTTATTTTCCTATTCtgtcagcaattggagttcctg TCAACTTGGTGGCGAttatgatcctgtcccgaggaaagtgcggtctctccaaatgtatcacactctatctggtgggaatggcagtggctgatctcctggtcgttatctgtgatcccatattgatttggattgttttaatttatttcccagattcattcctgagaattactcccgtgTGTCGTCTCATTGTTGTACTGCGTTATGCAGCCACTgtggtttctgtctggctcacagtctctttcaccattgatcgatttgtggccatttgctgtgagaagctGCAAACATATTATTGCACAGAGAAAACGGCGGTTGTCGTtgccggaacagtgagtgtgctgggctgtttagagtctgccccctggtactttacacagcaaCACGATTATATCATTGATAATATTCCCATGGGTTGTGTCAATAAGCCAAGCTTCTTTATTTTACCTGCATGGGCcgcatttgaattgtttcattacattttaaccccttgtgtcccgttctttctgattttgctgctcaatgttctaacTGTGAGACGTATTTTGGTGAGcaataaagtccgcaggggattccgaggccacagcaatggagagaatcacaaggatccTGAAATGGAGAATCGAAGGAAATCaataattttactcttcagtatatccggcagttttatactcttatgggtgacactggttgtgtATAACATCTATCGAAGAGTTGCTGATATTCGGTATTTTTACTCTGTTactgaccctcactatatcacagaacaaacatcagcaatgctgcaggttctcagtaccTGCACTAACACGTGTATCTATGCAGTGACCCAAACTAAGTTCAGAGAGGAGCTGAGGAACGCAGTGAAATACCCACTCAATCTCATTGCTAAATtaatgaaatcatag